A DNA window from Primulina eburnea isolate SZY01 unplaced genomic scaffold, ASM2296580v1 ctg675, whole genome shotgun sequence contains the following coding sequences:
- the LOC140821655 gene encoding uncharacterized protein, which translates to MPPRRNVLRTDEGRQEEDIPQPPPGQDASARVLAGMAHFFEQHVGNGAMGRPEPVYERFRRMHPDEFHGTTDPFMAEGWIRSLEVIFRYMDMADADRVRCTIYLLKGDASLWWEGAERGVNMATLTWEGFKRVFYDKYFTSDVRSRLKREFMSLRQGDWTVAEFVQKFDRGCHFMPLIANDPAEKLRHFLDGLRPTIRRDVTLVDPADYTTAVARALRAEQSLKDIDWEMQRKRNRAQQANQSNKKPHTGPSKQPEPPKPQGQPPKGNVLKADEKPLCKECNRPHYGKCMWGTFKCFKCGELGHKAADCTKPRQPMTGRVYVMQATEDETESTLH; encoded by the coding sequence ATGCCTCCTAGAAGGAATGTGCTTAGGACTGATGAGGGTAGACAGGAGGAGGATATCCCACAGCCTCCACCTGGTCAGGATGCTAGTGCCCGTGTACTAGCCGGTATGGCCCATTTCTTTGAGCAACACGTAGGGAATGGAGCAATGGGTAGACCGGAGCCAGTATATGAGCGTTTCAGGAGGATGCACCCCGATGAGTTCCATGGCACTACTGATCCATTTatggctgagggatggattagaTCATTAGAGGTAATATTTCGTTATATGGACATGGCGGACGCCGATCGCGTTCGATGTACTATCTACCTGTTGAAAGGCGACGCTTCcttatggtgggagggagcggAGCGAGGAGTGAATATGGCGACTTTGACTTGGGAAGGATTCAAGAGagtgttctatgacaagtacttcacaTCCGATGTTCGTTCTAGGCTtaagagagagtttatgagtctccgtCAGGGGGATTGGACTGTTGCCGAGTTTGTGCagaagtttgataggggctGTCACTTTATGCCCTTGATTGCCAATGATCCTGCTGAAAAATTACGACATTTTCTAGATGGTTTGAGGCCGACTATCCGACGCGATGTGACACTTGTCGATCCTGCTGATTATACTACCGCCGTTGCCAGGGCTCTTAGAGCCGAGCAGTCATTGAAGGATATCGATTGGGAGATGCAGCGAAAGAGGAACCGTGCTCAGCAAGCTAATCAGAGTAATAAGAAGCCTCATACGGGACCTTCTAAGCAACCAGAACCACCAAAACCACAAGGACAACCACCTAAAGGAAATGTTCTGAAAGCTGATGAAAAACCActttgcaaggagtgcaatcgtCCACATTatggcaagtgcatgtggggcaCCTTCAAGTGCTTCAAGTGCGGGGAGTTGGGACACAAGGCTGCGGATTGCACCAAGCCTAGGCAACCCATGACCGGAAGAGTCTATGTGATGCAAGCTACAGAAGATGAGACAGAGTCGACACTACACTGA